A region of the Salvia splendens isolate huo1 chromosome 11, SspV2, whole genome shotgun sequence genome:
TCgctcgtcctcaacgatcatgttatgcattatgatacatgcatacatgatgtcggcaatTAGTGGACGGTGCCAACCATGAGCCGCACCCTTCACCatagcccaccgtgcttggaggactccgaatgcaaGCTCCACATCTTTCTGAGTCGCCTCTTGCTTTTGGGCGAACAATGACCTCTTTGGCTTTGTCGGacatgtgatagtcttcacgaacacgggccatcgagggtagatctCATCTGCAAGATAGTACCTCATATTGTACCAAcggtggttggccgtgaactctacgttcggtgCTCGCCCGGCACACAAGTTGTTGAAtaatggagactcgttcaacacattgaggtcgttgttcgacccagcgacaccaaagtaggcatgccagatccacaatcgtTGGTCCGCAACAGCCTCCCAAATTATCGTTGGATGTGAGCtcttgtgcccgctagtgtattgtcctctccaagccgttggacaattcttccactaccagtgcatacagtcgatacTGCCCggcatccccgggaagccgtgggccTGCTCGTGAATGTGGACCAACATGCGAACGTCatcggtcgttggctttctcaagtatgTATCCTTGAATTCTTCGATCACTGCCCGACAGAATCTTGCTAGGCACTCGCGTCCAGTTTGCTCGCTcacatggagatactcatcaAACATATCTGCAGTAGTTCCGTAAGCAAGTTGGCGTAGAGCGGATGTGCATTTCTGCAAAGTCGATATACTTTGCTGCCCAACAACATCGGTGGTTTGCATGAAATACGAGTCACGAGCTACAACTGCGTTGACGATGCGCAAgaacaaaggcctccgcatccggaaccgacgacggaacatctgatcactccatcgaggatctctagagaaataatctgtGAAAAGCCGCAAACCAGCTTCTTCACGCTCTCGGTGGATATATATCCGAGCACGTGGTACCTGGATGTATTGTTCATTCCACGCTTGAACAACAACTTAGTAGCGTTCCACctcgttgttgatttcttcttggattgcggGCATTGCCGCCTCTAACATTCGGGCCATTTGAGCTTCGATTGCTCTTCGACCTTCATGGCGAGGAGACATTTTTTCGAATTGTATAGTATGAGAGGGTGAGAAATGAAGTTGAATAGATATGAAAATGGATGGAGTggtattgtgcttccatttaattacgcaagtgctactcttattacacattgttatacacttatacagttatacttgttcccgtagttctataagttgtctttctttctcaattactaaaacaaaaaaaaatatattattccatatttctacatttctacataccattccaatatgtcttcatcccgagaaggtcgtgttgataagggaaagggaaaggccaagaggccatctcggagatccgttattgatgaaatttctcaaatgaacatggatgagtggcaggttaatatctattatctactaatttcattaattttgaattacatttcattattgttcataattttattttgtatttacaatacaaatattattttgtaggctcgagaagagcaagatgtggcacatgctattgctctctctcgctctcaataccaaggcgatgcttatgttggtaccggtagtggtgctcccggtcgcggtgcctattcccaacaaagtccaacccctgtgaatgttgatgaagacgatgatgatgatgacgacgaggaggagggggaggaggtagaagaggttcaagaaatgccacccccaccaccaccaaggagtcggcgtggtcgtggtcgtggacgtggacaacctcctcaacctcctagaccagctgaaaggtctttaacctcaaacatcttcgtgaaacatttcaagagggtacaagatagtaacgatccaaacacttataatgtgtattgcaactattgcgaaaacgtatacacattccgaaagggtggagggtacggtacatttacccgtcacctggagaaagcgcatccggtcgagtttggtatcgctccaacccaaactcaactcaactttcaacatggagtcggaagtgggacgacgggttcatcccaaacatcaggtatgtgtagcaatactcttttgaaatatgatcacaaaaatgctcttaatgtgatgtctagatttgccgttatgaaacattttccattcaatgcttttgataacgatgcttttgagtcgagtatgcggcaagtatataatgccgctgcaagaaaattgagtcgaacttcaatgacgcgagccgttgttcgacaatgcatggaaaagaaggcgcaattaggtacgtttattattaacttagggcataaagtttctatttgttctgatgtgtggactgattgtttttgtaaaaattcgtatatgggcatcacggtgcatttcgttgatcacagttggactttaaacaaacgtttgattgcatttcgggaatttcccgcaccacacactgcacaagcaattgctcaaataattgatcaataaaattttttctattggttttgacaatgctagcgctaacactgctagcatagatgatttaatcagtgcatgttctcctgttattgatggtaaatatttccatgtgcgatgtattgcccatattttgaatttgtgtgttcaagatgccatcgatttgtggcaaaagtatgttgatcctattagaactgctgtgaagttgattcataacaaagctcctattggtagagcttggaagagatattgtcatggtaagcaatgcaggtacaccaactttcgtttggatgtttcaactcggtggaactcgacatatgatatgttggagtcgactttgaaccacattgagtatttatgtgatttttttagaagttgtcctcatgttccttctgatttgattttgatacccgcttgttgggaccacagcatggatttatttcgattattccgcgctttcaaaaatgccactgttgagttatccggtgtttattatcctacttctgtgcgcgttttggagcattgcatgtatgtggcaattggttttaaaacttgtgtgaaaaatactcaattcgttgagttgaaggctattttgttttacatggttgaaaaatggttaaaatatttttcacgtattccaaatgtgtttttgattgcaaaatgcttggatccaaagt
Encoded here:
- the LOC121754797 gene encoding uncharacterized protein LOC121754797, whose amino-acid sequence is MRRPLFLRIVNAVVARDSYFMQTTDVVGQQSISTLQKCTSALRQLAYGTTADMFDEYLHVSEQTGRECLARFCRAVIEEFKDTYLRKPTTDDVRMLVHIHEQAHGFPGMPGSIDYEIYPRWPVFVKTITCPTKPKRSLFAQKQEATQKDVELAFGVLQARWAMDERENVTLWSDDPLASTTSNYTVTAPPVQGVPPDMRNVMARSAAMRQDEAHTRLQADLIEEI